The genomic stretch AATGAGCCTCTTAAATCACATCCACTGAGAGACAAGGTAGTTAGATGTGAGAAGTTAGCAAAGAAATTAAGAACTGCTGACGACATCTGAATGCCATCGAGATAAAGCTCTCTTAGCCCGGTTAGATTCTGAAGAAGCATCTTCAAATTCAGATCTTCAATTTCTAGACTGTTATAACCGAGTTTATATGAGAGATCAAGAGTGACCAATCTCCTCATTAGTGAAACTTCAATTGGAACCTGTCCACGAAAACCAGCATCTGATAAATTCAAATGCATCAAATGTTTGAGGTTGAGAATCCCACTTGGAATCTGACTTCCAAAGTCATTCCCAGCCAAGTTTAGCTTCTCCAGGTACCGAAGGC from Sesamum indicum cultivar Zhongzhi No. 13 unplaced genomic scaffold, S_indicum_v1.0 C01721, whole genome shotgun sequence encodes the following:
- the LOC105155309 gene encoding receptor like protein 30-like; translation: QCLEDQRSLLFELKSDLIFNSTQSLKLVLWNQTQDCCNWDGVECDGVGHVINLQLDGEGISGGIHNMSSLSGLRYLEKLNLAGNDFGSQIPSGILNLKHLMHLNLSDAGFRGQVPIEVSLMRRLVTLDLSYKLGYNSLEIEDLNLKMLLQNLTGLRELYLDGIQMSSA